A section of the Quatrionicoccus australiensis genome encodes:
- a CDS encoding 3'-5' exonuclease, with protein sequence MDEERNDEEARLLYVAMTRAMRDLVIVGSET encoded by the coding sequence GTGGATGAAGAGCGGAATGATGAGGAGGCGCGGTTGTTGTATGTGGCGATGACTCGGGCTATGCGGGATTTGGTGATAGTTGGGAGTGAAACGTGA
- a CDS encoding HD domain-containing protein: MQNLVDRIAARIKAKFLSESSGHDWHHIHRVWQLARQIAEREGADLVIAELGALVHDIADWKFHGGDDSVGPREARLLLSEEGAPAAVIEAVVEIVASISYKGAGVATPMRSLEGRCVQDADRLDAIGAIGIARCFAYGGHAGRLMHDPDEPPVLHQTAAAYKASKGASLNHFYEKLFLLKDRMNTPTGRALAEPRHQFMQDFVAQFLAEWNVSA; the protein is encoded by the coding sequence ATGCAAAACCTCGTCGACCGTATCGCCGCCCGGATCAAGGCCAAGTTTTTGTCGGAAAGCTCGGGCCATGACTGGCATCACATTCATCGCGTCTGGCAGCTGGCGCGGCAGATTGCCGAGCGCGAGGGGGCCGACCTGGTGATTGCCGAACTCGGGGCGCTGGTGCATGACATCGCCGACTGGAAGTTCCACGGCGGCGACGACAGTGTCGGGCCGCGTGAAGCGCGCTTGTTGCTCAGCGAGGAAGGTGCGCCGGCGGCGGTGATCGAGGCGGTGGTCGAGATCGTCGCCAGCATTTCCTACAAGGGTGCTGGCGTGGCGACGCCGATGCGGTCGCTGGAGGGGCGTTGCGTGCAGGATGCCGACCGCCTGGATGCGATCGGCGCGATCGGCATTGCCCGCTGTTTTGCTTACGGCGGCCACGCCGGGCGCTTGATGCACGATCCGGACGAGCCGCCGGTGCTGCACCAGACGGCGGCGGCCTACAAGGCGTCGAAGGGCGCCAGCCTGAATCACTTCTACGAGAAGCTGTTTCTCCTCAAGGACCGCATGAACACGCCGACCGGCCGCGCCCTGGCCGAGCCGCGGCATCAGTTCATGCAGGATTTCGTGGCGCAGTTTCTCGCCGAGTGGAACGTGTCGGCT